In Lysobacter firmicutimachus, one genomic interval encodes:
- the purD gene encoding phosphoribosylamine--glycine ligase — protein sequence MKVLVIGSGGREHALAWKLAQSPRIDEVLVAPGNAGTAHEAKCRNVNVAATDLDGLLQLAADEAVAVTVVGPEAPLVAGVVDRFRAAGRRIFGPTAAAAQLEGSKAFAKDFLARHGIPTAYYAVHTEVDAALAYIREKGAPIVVKADGLAAGKGVIVAMSLEEAEAAVVDMLSGNAFGAAGARVVIEEFLDGEEASFISMVDGKHALPMATSQDHKRVGDRDTGPNTGGMGAYSPAPVVTPEVHDRVMREVVMPTVNGMIADGVPFTGFLYAGLMIDQAGAPKVIEFNVRFGDPETQPVMLRLESDLLDLVEAAIDGRLDSAQAQWNPRPSLGVVMAAANYPDTPRTGDVIHGLTVPQPPHAKVFQAGTKLGANGDILTAGGRVLCVCALGDDVAQAQREAYAALSKIHWDGEFHRNDIGWRAIEREQQAKA from the coding sequence ATGAAGGTCCTCGTCATCGGGTCCGGCGGGCGCGAACACGCGCTCGCCTGGAAACTCGCTCAGTCCCCGCGCATCGACGAGGTCTTGGTCGCCCCCGGCAACGCCGGCACCGCCCACGAGGCCAAGTGCCGCAACGTGAACGTGGCCGCCACCGATCTCGACGGCCTGCTGCAACTGGCCGCCGACGAAGCCGTCGCGGTCACCGTGGTCGGCCCCGAGGCGCCGCTGGTGGCCGGCGTGGTCGACCGCTTCCGCGCCGCCGGCCGGCGCATCTTCGGGCCGACCGCGGCCGCGGCCCAGCTCGAAGGCAGCAAGGCCTTCGCCAAGGATTTCCTCGCCCGTCACGGCATCCCGACCGCGTACTACGCCGTGCATACCGAGGTCGACGCCGCCCTGGCCTACATCCGCGAAAAGGGCGCGCCGATCGTGGTCAAGGCCGACGGCCTGGCCGCCGGCAAGGGCGTGATCGTCGCGATGAGCCTGGAAGAAGCCGAAGCCGCGGTGGTGGACATGCTGTCCGGCAACGCCTTCGGCGCCGCCGGCGCGCGGGTGGTGATCGAGGAGTTCCTCGACGGCGAAGAAGCCAGCTTCATCTCCATGGTCGACGGCAAGCACGCCCTGCCGATGGCGACCTCGCAGGACCACAAGCGCGTCGGCGACCGCGACACCGGCCCCAACACCGGCGGCATGGGCGCCTACTCGCCGGCGCCGGTGGTCACGCCGGAAGTGCACGATCGCGTCATGCGCGAAGTGGTGATGCCGACCGTGAACGGCATGATCGCCGACGGCGTGCCCTTCACCGGCTTCCTCTATGCCGGGCTGATGATCGATCAGGCCGGCGCGCCCAAGGTCATCGAATTCAACGTCCGCTTCGGCGACCCGGAAACCCAGCCGGTGATGCTGCGCCTGGAGTCCGACCTGCTCGATCTGGTCGAAGCCGCCATCGACGGCCGCCTCGACAGCGCCCAGGCGCAGTGGAACCCGCGCCCCTCGCTCGGCGTGGTGATGGCCGCGGCGAACTATCCGGACACGCCGCGCACCGGCGACGTCATCCACGGCCTGACCGTGCCGCAACCGCCGCACGCCAAGGTGTTCCAGGCCGGCACCAAGCTCGGCGCGAACGGCGATATCCTCACCGCCGGCGGCCGCGTGCTGTGCGTCTGCGCCCTCGGCGACGACGTCGCCCAAGCCCAGCGCGAAGCCTATGCCGCCCTGTCCAAGATCCATTGGGACGGCGAATTCCACCGCAACGACATCGGCTGGCGCGCGATCGAGCGCGAACAGCAGGCCAAGGCCTGA
- a CDS encoding FAD-dependent monooxygenase gives MSMWLAKWKARESRGRGGRAAAMTAVDMREIAAGSDGGDERHSVVESHAVVIAGGGPTGLMLAAELALAGVGVAIVERRESQALAGSRAGGLHARTLELLDQRGIVERFLAEGQIAQVVGFAGATFDLGGIPTRHPYSLGLWQNHIERILAGWVGELGVRVYRGRELAGFVQDEAGVDIALFDGTTLRARYLVGCDGGRSAVRKAAEIEFSGWDATASHLIAEVEMAQTPPLGIHRSGFGMHSFGRTEYRIRDGQVVYAEQGPIRLMLTEPKVAKGEPGLEDLRATLIAVCGTDYGVHSPIWISRFSDATRQAAAYRERRVLLAGDAAHVHAPDGGQGLQLGLQDAANLGWKLAQVAKGISPDSLLDSYQAERHPVAARALRTTMASVALRRADERTTALREVVAGLLEAEEPRRRLAAQLSGLDIRYDLGEGHPLLGRRMPDLELSVDGGAMRVYALLHEARPVVLNFGAVGALAVADPVDRVRLVDARYDGPWELPVVGEVAAPSAVLVRPDGYVAWVGEGSEAGLAEALALWFGGRDGG, from the coding sequence ATGAGCATGTGGTTGGCGAAGTGGAAGGCGCGGGAATCGCGTGGTCGCGGCGGCAGGGCTGCGGCGATGACTGCGGTCGACATGCGGGAAATCGCTGCTGGCAGCGACGGCGGAGACGAGCGGCATTCGGTGGTCGAGTCGCATGCGGTGGTGATCGCCGGCGGCGGGCCGACCGGCTTGATGCTGGCGGCGGAGCTGGCGCTGGCGGGCGTCGGCGTGGCGATCGTGGAGCGGCGCGAGTCGCAGGCGTTGGCGGGCTCGCGCGCGGGCGGCCTGCATGCGCGCACGCTCGAGTTGCTCGACCAGCGCGGGATCGTCGAGCGGTTTCTGGCCGAAGGACAGATCGCCCAGGTCGTCGGTTTCGCCGGAGCAACGTTCGACCTGGGCGGGATTCCGACCCGGCACCCGTACAGCCTGGGGCTGTGGCAGAACCATATCGAACGGATTCTGGCCGGCTGGGTCGGCGAGCTCGGGGTGCGTGTCTATCGCGGCCGCGAGCTGGCGGGCTTCGTGCAGGACGAGGCCGGGGTGGATATCGCCTTGTTCGACGGCACGACCCTGCGGGCGCGGTACCTGGTTGGTTGCGACGGCGGACGCAGCGCGGTGCGCAAGGCGGCGGAGATCGAATTCTCCGGTTGGGACGCGACCGCCAGCCATCTGATCGCCGAGGTCGAGATGGCGCAGACGCCGCCGCTGGGGATTCATCGCAGCGGGTTCGGAATGCATTCCTTCGGCCGGACCGAGTACCGGATCCGCGACGGCCAAGTGGTGTATGCCGAGCAGGGGCCGATCCGGTTGATGTTGACCGAGCCGAAGGTCGCCAAGGGCGAGCCGGGCTTGGAGGACCTGCGCGCGACGCTGATCGCGGTCTGCGGCACCGATTACGGCGTGCACAGTCCGATCTGGATATCGCGTTTCAGCGATGCGACGCGGCAGGCGGCGGCGTATCGCGAGCGGCGGGTGCTGTTGGCCGGCGATGCGGCGCACGTGCACGCGCCGGATGGCGGGCAGGGTCTGCAGTTGGGCCTGCAGGACGCGGCGAACCTGGGCTGGAAGCTGGCGCAGGTGGCGAAGGGGATTTCGCCGGACAGTTTGCTCGACAGCTATCAGGCCGAGCGGCACCCGGTCGCGGCGCGGGCGCTGCGTACGACGATGGCCTCGGTCGCATTGCGGCGGGCGGACGAACGCACGACGGCGTTGCGCGAGGTCGTCGCGGGGCTGCTGGAAGCGGAGGAACCGCGCCGGCGGTTGGCCGCGCAGTTGTCGGGCCTGGACATCCGCTACGACCTGGGCGAGGGACACCCGCTATTGGGGCGACGGATGCCGGACCTGGAACTGTCGGTCGACGGCGGGGCGATGCGGGTGTACGCCTTGTTGCATGAGGCGCGGCCGGTGGTACTGAATTTCGGCGCGGTGGGCGCGTTGGCGGTTGCCGATCCGGTCGACCGGGTTCGGTTGGTCGATGCGCGTTACGACGGCCCTTGGGAGTTGCCGGTCGTGGGCGAGGTCGCGGCGCCGTCGGCGGTGTTGGTGCGGCCGGACGGGTATGTGGCCTGGGTCGGAGAGGGGAGCGAGGCCGGCTTGGCCGAGGCGTTGGCGCTTTGGTTCGGGGGGAGGGACGGCGGGTAA